A genomic segment from Roseofilum reptotaenium CS-1145 encodes:
- a CDS encoding DUF2996 domain-containing protein — translation MADEQTTAPKKEKPPAPEKKPFAEFIQEDYLPALEVGLEKQGITDLKLNFTQAQIAVQGMEKEPSCWQVIGTWKNGQHQFNVYFFKEDIKGQRAFSYSQNGAKPSTLEPFLIDERKITLGLLVFGVITRLNGQKWLTLN, via the coding sequence ATGGCAGACGAACAAACCACAGCACCCAAAAAAGAAAAACCTCCAGCTCCAGAAAAGAAACCCTTTGCCGAATTTATTCAAGAGGACTATCTGCCTGCCCTAGAAGTGGGCTTAGAAAAGCAGGGCATTACTGACCTGAAACTCAACTTTACCCAAGCCCAAATAGCGGTGCAGGGAATGGAAAAAGAACCTTCCTGTTGGCAAGTGATCGGAACCTGGAAAAATGGTCAACACCAATTTAATGTTTACTTTTTTAAAGAAGACATTAAAGGACAACGAGCCTTTTCCTACTCTCAGAATGGTGCAAAACCTAGCACCCTGGAACCTTTCTTGATTGACGAACGGAAAATCACTCTGGGTCTGTTGGTCTTTGGGGTCATCACCCGTTTGAATGGACAAAAGTGGCTCACGCTCAATTAG
- a CDS encoding DnaJ C-terminal domain-containing protein: protein MVATDFKDYYSVLGVSRGANADEIKKSFRRLARKYHPDMNPGNQQAEARFKEVNEAYEVLSDPEKRKKYDQFGQYWKQAGTSSGYGRGTAPGVDFNGFDFSQYTTFDDFINELLGRMGTGSPGASTGRKTSYNYRSTGRSTGFGGFEDFASYGSAPKNSTVPQEASIVLSLAEAFHGVQKRINLGSEVIEVRIPPGAKPGTRIRVRGKGSINPQTQQRADLYLTVSLQSHSFFEFEGDNLVCELPISPEEAVLGASIEVPTPDGRVQMSIPAGIRHGQSLRLRGKGWPNPKGSRGDQLVKIAIAVPKTLSKTERECYEKLKTLRTNNPRANLSSVRL, encoded by the coding sequence ATGGTGGCTACTGATTTTAAGGACTACTATTCGGTGTTGGGGGTTAGTCGCGGTGCAAATGCGGATGAAATTAAGAAGAGTTTCCGTCGTCTAGCCCGGAAATACCACCCGGATATGAATCCTGGAAATCAGCAAGCCGAAGCTCGGTTTAAGGAGGTTAACGAGGCTTACGAGGTCTTGTCCGATCCGGAAAAGCGCAAAAAATACGACCAGTTTGGCCAATATTGGAAGCAAGCGGGTACATCATCCGGTTACGGACGGGGTACAGCTCCTGGTGTTGATTTTAATGGCTTTGATTTTAGTCAATATACAACCTTTGATGACTTTATTAATGAACTCCTGGGACGGATGGGAACAGGAAGCCCTGGAGCGAGTACGGGGCGCAAAACCTCTTATAATTATCGCAGTACTGGACGCTCTACAGGGTTTGGTGGATTTGAGGATTTTGCCAGTTATGGCTCTGCTCCAAAAAACAGTACAGTTCCCCAAGAAGCTTCTATTGTCTTGTCGTTGGCAGAAGCCTTTCATGGGGTGCAAAAGCGGATTAATTTAGGCTCAGAAGTCATTGAGGTGCGTATTCCTCCCGGAGCAAAACCCGGTACTCGGATTCGGGTGCGAGGAAAAGGGAGTATTAATCCCCAAACTCAGCAACGGGCAGATTTGTATCTAACAGTTTCCTTGCAATCCCATAGTTTTTTTGAGTTTGAGGGGGATAATTTAGTTTGTGAGCTGCCCATTTCTCCGGAAGAAGCGGTTTTAGGAGCCAGTATTGAAGTGCCTACTCCTGATGGACGGGTGCAAATGAGTATTCCGGCTGGCATTCGCCATGGTCAATCCTTGCGTTTACGGGGTAAGGGATGGCCCAATCCAAAAGGTAGTCGGGGAGATCAGTTAGTGAAAATTGCGATCGCCGTTCCCAAGACGCTCAGTAAAACGGAACGGGAGTGTTACGAAAAGCTGAAAACCCTGCGCACGAATAATCCAAGGGCAAACTTGTCATCAGTACGACTGTAA